The Humulus lupulus chromosome 3, drHumLupu1.1, whole genome shotgun sequence genome window below encodes:
- the LOC133824182 gene encoding tyrosine decarboxylase-like, with the protein MGSLGDLDFPINNGLSNIASSTNPLDPEEFRRQGHMVIDFIADYYKNIEKHPVLSQVEPGYLKKRLPTSAPYYPESIETILSDVQDHIVPGITHWQSPNYFAYFPSSGSTAGFLGEMLATGFNVVGFNWMSSPAATELESIVMDWLGEMLRLPKSFLFSGNGGGVLQGTTCEAILCTLVAARDRTLKIIGSDNIGKLVVYCSDQTHCAFKKAAQIAGIHPNNFRVIPTTLSSSFSMSPEALRNTIIGDVEAGLVPTFLLATVGTTSTTAVDPLGPLCDVAKDYGMWVHVDAAYAGSICICPEFRHFIDGIEGANSFSFNAHKWFFTTLDCCCLWVKDPTALTQSLSTDPEYLKNKATESKQVVDYKDWQLALSRRFRSLKLWLVLRSYGVEKLRGFLRNHVKMAKLFQGFVLADDKFEVVVPRNFATVCFRISPSAIRNGTTETNSVLSDITNGTRRNTATSKKVASVNEINNKLMDSINKSGRIYMTHSVVGGIFLLRFAVGASLTEESHIVEAWNVVKKHADAILKFHY; encoded by the coding sequence ATGGGTAGCCTCGGTGATTTGGATTTTCCCATAAACAATGGTCTTTCCAACATAGCAAGCAGTACAAATCCGTTGGACCCCGAGGAGTTCCGGAGGCAAGGGCATATGGTAATCGATTTCATCGCCGATTACTACAAAAACATTGAGAAGCACCCGGTTCTGAGCCAAGTTGAACCAGGTTATCTCAAGAAACGGCTCCCAACATCGGCACCATACTATCCGGAATCCATTGAGACGATTCTGAGCGACGTCCAAGACCATATCGTTCCCGGCATAACCCACTGGCAGAGCCCCAACTACTTTGCTTACTTCCCTTCAAGTGGCAGCACTGCTGGCTTCCTCGGCGAAATGCTCGCCACTGGCTTCAATGTCGTTGGATTCAATTGGATGTCGTCTCCCGCTGCCACTGAGCTGGAGAGCATAGTCATGGACTGGCTCGGAGAGATGCTAAGGCTCCCTAAGTCATTTCTCTTCTCTGGAAATGGCGGCGGTGTTCTACAAGGAACCACCTGCGAGGCCATCTTGTGTACACTCGTCGCTGCCCGAGACCGAACCCTCAAAATCATTGGAAGCGACAATATTGGAAAGCTCGTCGTTTATTGTTCCGACCAAACTCATTGCGCATTCAAGAAAGCCGCCCAGATTGCCGGGATCCACCCTAACAATTTTCGAGTCATCCCTACAACGCTGTCCTCCTCGTTCTCCATGTCTCCTGAGGCCTTACGAAACACCATAATTGGCGATGTTGAGGCTGGACTCGTCCCCACTTTTCTACTGGCAACCGTTGGGACAACGTCCACAACTGCCGTCGACCCACTCGGACCGCTATGCGACGTGGCAAAGGATTACGGAATGTGGGTTCATGTAGACGCGGCCTATGCTGGAAGCATCTGTATTTGTCCGGAATTCCGGCATTTCATCGACGGAATTGAAGGAGCCAACTCCTTCAGCTTCAACGCCCACAAATGGTTCTTCACCACCTTGGATTGCTGCTGCCTTTGGGTCAAAGACCCAACAGCGTTGACACAATCATTGTCTACGGATCCGGAGTATCTGAAGAACAAGGCCACCGAATCAAAACAAGTGGTTGACTATAAAGACTGGCAACTGGCTCTGAGCAGACGATTCCGTTCTCTCAAACTATGGCTCGTCCTCCGAAGCTACGGAGTCGAGAAACTACGTGGCTTTCTTCGAAATCATGTGAAGATGGCCAAGCTCTTTCAAGGTTTTGTGCTTGCAGATGACAAGTTTGAGGTCGTCGTTCCAAGGAATTTCGCCACTGTGTGTTTCAGAATTTCGCCATCAGCAATAAGAAATGGTACTACTGAAACTAATTCTGTATTATCTGACATAACTAATGGTACGAGAAGAAATACTGCTACTTCCAAAAAGGTAGCATCCGTGAATGAGATCAACAACAAGCTCATGGACTCCATTAACAAGTCGGGTAGGATCTACATGACCCATTCGGTTGTCGGCGGCATCTTTTTGTTGCGTTTCGCAGTTGGTGCGAGTCTTACAGAGGAGTCCCATATCGTTGAGGCTTGGAATGTGGTCAAGAAACATGCAGATGCCATTCTCAAGTTTCATTACTAG